The following coding sequences lie in one Thermosulfuriphilus ammonigenes genomic window:
- a CDS encoding cytochrome c3 family protein yields the protein MNGKIVQILFFLFISTNILTSDLFALDKEDCLGCHGSKDILHLSPEERLEMVVPTPGKKAVRKGGISLYVEASRFETSVHGELDCLDCHTEISEIPHPQRMGAVDCSSCHQEIVDQYRESKHARVSKRLCYECHNPHYTQSFRELSLKKRIAICLKCHKDVKHNWLPQQEYHFKYLECTVCHAPKAKKALEFFISVDRGGVGNRVLTYKELSQILKTSKIEENIDTNRDRIIQIEEVKTLFSKIEKSKIGKPRLKEQILILTPYHNFTDEVEHIKDCTMCHTSKAPFYQEIFLKIPEKEKWTTVRVDKSIIAKIPPIPTKDYYWDTVHGRNGIECIECHADLKVLRTGEGFSVKTLGPPVCEKCHEEIMAEYKNSLHYRVSKKICFGCHDPHSSIPFSQLSAEERQKICTKCHKNIERKHDWLPQRRIHFKFLECTMCHSPKAKKGIVFYLRAIDKKGKEWRLTYEDIIDFLVGKDKNKLSNQDLISFIDKNDDGFLEDREIIFFIKLLNSFRDKKEERNWEKIDLGVNVLVLKPSHNYTDKGTKAKQCSICHSPRAEFYSKLVLEVPEPGGTISTIDVDKSILVAIHPIPITSDFYLLGEKRVSKRDIEEFIYVIRKIGYKWLDIFGIFLIFSVILFFGLHTIIRIVTIKIRKRRKEEK from the coding sequence ATGAACGGAAAAATAGTTCAAATTCTCTTCTTTTTATTCATATCTACTAATATCTTAACTAGCGATCTTTTTGCTCTTGACAAAGAAGACTGTCTCGGGTGTCACGGAAGCAAAGATATCCTTCACCTGTCTCCCGAAGAACGCCTAGAGATGGTGGTACCAACTCCGGGAAAAAAGGCCGTTCGGAAGGGAGGAATTAGCCTTTATGTGGAGGCCTCTCGTTTTGAGACCTCGGTTCATGGAGAGCTAGACTGCCTTGATTGTCATACCGAAATAAGTGAGATACCTCATCCCCAGCGGATGGGTGCTGTGGATTGCTCAAGCTGCCACCAAGAAATAGTTGATCAATACCGAGAAAGTAAACATGCTCGAGTAAGTAAGCGGCTGTGTTACGAATGTCACAATCCACACTATACTCAGAGTTTCCGAGAGCTTTCGTTAAAAAAACGGATAGCTATTTGCTTAAAATGTCACAAGGATGTAAAGCATAATTGGCTTCCTCAACAGGAATATCATTTTAAATATTTAGAATGTACTGTATGTCATGCTCCAAAAGCCAAAAAGGCTTTAGAGTTCTTTATATCTGTTGATAGAGGAGGAGTTGGCAATAGAGTATTAACTTATAAGGAATTAAGCCAAATACTTAAAACCTCTAAGATAGAAGAAAATATCGACACCAATCGAGACCGCATCATCCAAATTGAAGAAGTTAAAACATTATTTTCTAAAATAGAAAAAAGCAAAATCGGAAAGCCAAGACTAAAAGAACAAATTCTTATTTTAACGCCATATCATAATTTTACAGATGAAGTTGAACACATCAAAGATTGTACAATGTGCCATACATCTAAAGCACCATTCTATCAAGAAATATTTCTAAAAATTCCAGAGAAAGAGAAATGGACCACTGTCCGTGTAGATAAATCTATTATAGCTAAAATACCTCCTATTCCAACAAAAGACTATTACTGGGATACTGTACATGGAAGAAACGGAATTGAATGCATAGAGTGCCATGCTGACCTCAAAGTTCTAAGAACTGGAGAAGGTTTCTCAGTAAAAACTCTAGGACCTCCAGTATGTGAAAAATGTCATGAAGAGATCATGGCAGAATACAAAAACAGCCTTCATTATAGAGTAAGCAAAAAAATATGTTTTGGCTGTCATGATCCACATTCGAGCATACCATTTTCACAACTAAGCGCAGAAGAACGCCAAAAAATTTGCACAAAATGCCATAAAAATATAGAAAGAAAACATGACTGGCTACCACAACGTCGTATTCACTTCAAATTTCTTGAATGTACAATGTGTCATTCTCCAAAAGCTAAAAAGGGCATAGTATTTTACTTAAGAGCAATAGACAAAAAAGGGAAAGAATGGCGACTTACTTATGAAGATATAATAGACTTTCTAGTTGGAAAAGACAAGAACAAACTAAGCAATCAAGATCTAATAAGCTTTATAGATAAAAATGACGATGGTTTTTTAGAAGATCGAGAAATAATATTCTTTATTAAACTATTAAATTCTTTCCGCGACAAAAAAGAAGAAAGAAATTGGGAGAAAATAGACTTAGGTGTAAATGTATTAGTTCTTAAGCCATCCCATAACTATACAGATAAAGGGACAAAGGCCAAGCAATGCTCTATATGCCATTCTCCACGAGCCGAGTTTTACTCCAAACTTGTTTTAGAAGTTCCAGAACCGGGTGGAACAATAAGCACCATAGACGTAGATAAAAGTATATTAGTAGCCATCCATCCAATACCAATCACCAGCGACTTCTACCTACTAGGCGAAAAAAGGGTGTCCAAAAGAGATATAGAAGAGTTTATATATGTAATCAGAAAAATCGGGTATAAATGGCTAGACATATTTGGAATATTTTTAATATTTTCCGTAATTCTGTTTTTCGGATTACATACTATCATCAGAATAGTTACCATAAAAATAAGAAAAAGAAGGAAAGAAGAAAAATAA
- a CDS encoding cytochrome b/b6 domain-containing protein, with protein sequence MKTKEIINPIWVRIYHWVHAISIVMLIITGIQIRFPDLFNLFGNLKRAIHYHNLFGFIVLLDYLSWYSTYLINKDFKKQYIPTKQDFLKGIPSQAYYYLFGYFLGDPAPFEPKPEAKFNPLQKTAYFIIMVIFLPLQIISGVLLWNINFFRPVIDILGGVRVVDGVHIILAYIFICFLLAHLYLATLGHTVYSHFKAMILGYE encoded by the coding sequence ATGAAGACAAAAGAAATTATAAATCCAATATGGGTAAGAATTTATCATTGGGTACATGCCATAAGCATAGTCATGTTAATAATTACTGGAATACAGATAAGATTTCCTGATTTATTTAACCTGTTCGGCAACCTTAAAAGAGCAATTCATTATCATAATTTATTTGGCTTTATAGTATTATTGGATTACTTATCATGGTATTCAACATATCTTATAAATAAAGATTTCAAAAAACAGTACATTCCAACGAAACAAGATTTTTTAAAGGGGATTCCTTCGCAAGCATATTACTACCTTTTCGGTTATTTCCTCGGAGATCCAGCTCCCTTTGAACCTAAACCGGAGGCCAAATTTAACCCTCTACAGAAAACAGCCTATTTTATTATCATGGTTATCTTTCTGCCTCTTCAAATTATAAGTGGCGTCTTATTATGGAACATTAACTTCTTCCGGCCGGTAATTGATATTCTAGGCGGTGTCCGAGTTGTGGATGGAGTTCATATTATACTTGCTTATATCTTTATTTGTTTCCTCCTGGCCCATCTTTATCTGGCCACCTTAGGACACACTGTCTACTCCCATTTTAAGGCCATGATCCTAGGATATGAGTAA
- the rph gene encoding ribonuclease PH — protein sequence MRPDGRRSDELRAVSIRRRFISHAEGSVLIEMGKTRVICTVSVEDRVPPFLKDTGSGWITAEYAMLPRSTLTRSQREVGRPRGRTYEIQRLIGRSLRAVVDLAKLGERTLWVDCDVIQADGGTRTAAITGAYVALKDAVDFLRRKGLIEDDPVREALAAVSVGIIDGEIRLDLCYEEDSVAEADANFVMTESGGIVEIQVSAEKEPFSWKSFETMKELAWKGIKELLEHQKKVLMENGSGNHSFNP from the coding sequence ATGAGGCCTGATGGTCGTCGTTCCGATGAGTTAAGGGCGGTTTCCATAAGACGCCGTTTTATCTCTCACGCAGAAGGTTCGGTTCTTATTGAGATGGGAAAAACCAGAGTTATCTGTACGGTCTCGGTGGAGGACCGGGTTCCTCCCTTTTTAAAAGATACCGGTTCGGGGTGGATAACCGCTGAATATGCTATGTTGCCTCGTTCGACCCTTACCCGATCTCAGAGAGAAGTGGGCCGACCCCGGGGAAGAACCTACGAAATCCAGCGCCTTATTGGCCGGTCGTTGCGGGCGGTGGTGGATCTAGCCAAGTTGGGAGAAAGAACGTTGTGGGTGGACTGTGACGTCATTCAGGCCGATGGCGGTACCAGGACAGCGGCCATAACTGGAGCCTATGTGGCCCTCAAAGATGCCGTGGACTTCCTGAGACGCAAAGGTCTTATAGAAGATGATCCCGTTCGAGAGGCCCTGGCGGCGGTAAGTGTGGGAATCATAGACGGGGAGATCCGGCTTGACCTCTGCTATGAGGAGGATTCCGTGGCCGAGGCCGATGCCAACTTCGTCATGACCGAATCCGGAGGAATAGTAGAGATCCAGGTTTCGGCGGAGAAGGAGCCGTTTTCCTGGAAGAGTTTCGAAACTATGAAAGAGCTGGCCTGGAAGGGAATAAAAGAGCTTTTAGAACATCAGAAAAAGGTCCTCATGGAAAATGGCTCAGGTAATCATTCTTTCAACCCATAA
- a CDS encoding phosphate-starvation-inducible PsiE family protein, protein MSSKKPTNWDLLFQEYFHKVERVLYILVAVGIAIATAEVIYDGSRALGSAFYQGDISHGILKVMDRFLLALMFLEILHTVQIVFSESYHLACVEPFLMVAIIASIRRFLLISFETSHSGTIDPERFRYFMIEMVVLGLLVIALVGAVLLLRKSRKASS, encoded by the coding sequence GTGTCTTCCAAAAAACCCACCAATTGGGATCTCCTTTTTCAGGAGTACTTTCACAAGGTCGAAAGGGTTCTTTATATTCTGGTGGCTGTTGGTATTGCCATAGCCACAGCAGAAGTCATCTACGATGGTAGCCGGGCCCTGGGAAGCGCCTTCTATCAAGGGGATATCTCCCACGGAATCCTGAAAGTTATGGATCGTTTTCTGCTGGCCTTGATGTTTCTGGAGATTCTCCACACGGTGCAGATTGTCTTCAGTGAGAGCTATCACTTGGCCTGTGTGGAGCCGTTTTTGATGGTAGCCATTATTGCCTCTATCCGCCGTTTCCTCTTGATCTCCTTTGAAACCTCCCACAGTGGAACAATTGACCCTGAAAGGTTTCGCTACTTTATGATAGAGATGGTTGTCCTTGGGCTCCTGGTGATCGCCCTGGTGGGGGCTGTCCTCCTTCTGCGCAAATCCCGGAAGGCTTCCTCTTAA
- a CDS encoding Lrp/AsnC family transcriptional regulator, which yields MDDRDRAILQILQEGIPLVSKPFEEVAQRVGLTEVEVRERLAALQKSGHLRRLGANFDSRRLGFVTTLCGAEVPAHRLEEVARLVSKYDQVTHCYSRRHRFNLWFTLVCRDWQEVEKILTEIFHQTGIKVYHFPASRTFKLKATFKL from the coding sequence ATGGACGACAGGGATCGGGCTATTCTTCAGATTCTACAGGAGGGAATCCCTCTGGTCTCGAAGCCCTTTGAGGAAGTAGCTCAAAGGGTAGGGTTGACCGAAGTCGAGGTCAGAGAACGTCTGGCTGCTCTCCAGAAAAGCGGCCATCTGCGACGTCTAGGGGCCAACTTTGATTCCCGGAGGTTGGGTTTTGTAACCACTCTTTGTGGGGCCGAAGTTCCGGCCCATCGTTTAGAAGAAGTGGCTCGGCTGGTCTCTAAATATGATCAAGTAACCCATTGTTACAGCCGGCGGCACCGCTTCAATCTTTGGTTTACCTTGGTATGTCGGGACTGGCAGGAGGTAGAAAAAATCTTGACCGAGATTTTTCACCAGACAGGAATTAAGGTCTATCACTTCCCGGCCTCAAGAACCTTTAAACTCAAAGCCACCTTTAAGCTATGA
- the nth gene encoding endonuclease III → MKLDAKEKRRVEKILEILKKTYPEARIALRFSNPLELLVATVLSAQCTDERVNQVTKKLFKKYPTVEAYAQAPLEELEQDIRPTGFYRNKAKNIKEAARIILEEFGGQVPRTMKELLRLPGVARKTANIVLTNAYGVVEGIPVDTHVRRISQRLGLTREKDPNKIEQDLMAIIPRKDWATIPYVFIDHGRKICRARKPLCEQCPVRELCPAADQFLKKN, encoded by the coding sequence ATGAAACTCGATGCGAAAGAAAAAAGACGGGTAGAAAAGATTCTGGAGATCCTTAAAAAAACATATCCTGAAGCCCGGATTGCCCTCAGGTTCTCCAATCCTCTCGAGCTACTGGTGGCCACCGTCCTCTCGGCCCAGTGCACCGATGAACGAGTTAATCAGGTCACCAAGAAGCTCTTTAAAAAGTACCCCACGGTGGAAGCCTATGCCCAGGCCCCACTTGAAGAGCTGGAACAAGATATAAGGCCCACAGGCTTTTACCGGAACAAGGCCAAAAACATCAAGGAAGCTGCTCGGATCATCCTTGAAGAGTTTGGAGGCCAGGTTCCCCGGACTATGAAGGAATTGCTCCGCCTGCCAGGAGTAGCCCGAAAGACGGCCAATATAGTCCTTACCAACGCCTACGGGGTGGTGGAAGGGATTCCGGTTGACACCCACGTACGGCGGATCTCACAGAGGTTGGGACTCACCAGGGAAAAGGATCCCAACAAGATTGAACAGGACCTTATGGCCATCATCCCTCGAAAGGACTGGGCCACAATCCCTTATGTCTTCATCGACCACGGACGGAAGATCTGTCGAGCCAGAAAACCCCTTTGTGAGCAATGTCCGGTAAGAGAGCTATGCCCAGCGGCTGATCAGTTTCTTAAGAAAAATTAA
- a CDS encoding XTP/dITP diphosphatase: MAQVIILSTHNQGKVRELRALLEGLPVEVWGLEGFDIPPVVEDGETFLENALKKARTVALATGFTALADDSGLEVEALSWAPGVYSARYAGPSATDADRNAKLLEALAGVPFERRRARFRCVAVVYHPSFRWFAVEGVCEGYIAEAPKGEYGFGYDPIFYLPEFGKTMAELPPEVKNKISHRARAMEKVRQILPGFLGLGQG; encoded by the coding sequence ATGGCTCAGGTAATCATTCTTTCAACCCATAATCAAGGAAAGGTTCGAGAACTTCGGGCCCTGCTGGAGGGGTTGCCTGTTGAGGTCTGGGGTCTGGAAGGCTTTGACATCCCTCCGGTGGTCGAAGATGGGGAGACCTTTCTGGAGAACGCCTTAAAGAAGGCCCGGACCGTGGCCTTGGCCACCGGGTTTACGGCTCTGGCAGATGACTCTGGTCTGGAAGTAGAGGCCCTCTCCTGGGCCCCCGGAGTCTATTCGGCCCGGTACGCAGGCCCTTCTGCCACTGATGCTGATCGCAATGCCAAGCTCCTTGAGGCCTTAGCCGGGGTGCCCTTTGAGAGACGTCGGGCCCGCTTTCGCTGCGTGGCTGTGGTCTATCATCCTTCTTTCCGCTGGTTCGCTGTGGAAGGGGTCTGTGAGGGATATATTGCTGAGGCCCCTAAGGGAGAATATGGTTTTGGCTATGATCCTATCTTTTACCTTCCAGAATTCGGGAAGACCATGGCCGAGCTTCCCCCAGAGGTAAAAAACAAGATCAGCCATCGGGCTCGGGCCATGGAGAAGGTCCGACAGATATTGCCTGGTTTCCTGGGGCTTGGCCAGGGGTAG
- a CDS encoding sensor histidine kinase, whose product MRTISLFPVHSFDIITSALVVILATLALAKAYEIYRSDKENIRYNYLLWVAWVLFAFSVSRAGGHLLKYALLFSGHEHLWTRLSPVVGGFNSIAFVLIGAVTLFFHRIQTIFIRMVQDRQKIEKISLDLLQLNQDLEAIVFERTTAELALKIAHKVRNPAMIIGGLVRRILKDLPPDDSLRNRMEKIFEQVQKLETLVQEFEQLMAKRSYFFTTIELNELVKSAIEMIQPEIEEKGIQLQLKLSTSKLTFKGNARLIKVALVHVIRNAIEATPSGGEIWVETGIKDSRLFVRIRDSGRGIPKEIMAHIFEPFYSTKERGTGLGLPYVRQIVQEHRGRITIRSAPGEGTEVTMAFPTHLTELSGLRKGDSP is encoded by the coding sequence TTGAGGACCATTTCCCTTTTTCCTGTCCACAGCTTCGATATCATTACCTCGGCCCTGGTAGTGATTCTGGCCACTTTGGCCCTGGCCAAGGCCTATGAGATTTACCGTTCTGATAAGGAAAATATTCGCTACAATTACCTTCTTTGGGTGGCGTGGGTCCTGTTCGCCTTCTCTGTCTCGCGGGCCGGTGGTCATCTCCTTAAATATGCCCTCCTTTTCAGCGGACATGAGCATCTCTGGACCAGGCTATCTCCGGTGGTAGGAGGTTTTAATAGCATAGCCTTTGTTCTCATCGGGGCCGTGACCCTCTTTTTTCATCGCATCCAGACTATCTTCATCCGTATGGTTCAAGACCGCCAAAAGATAGAAAAAATCAGTCTCGACCTGCTCCAGCTCAACCAAGATCTCGAGGCCATAGTCTTTGAACGCACCACTGCCGAACTGGCCCTGAAAATCGCCCACAAGGTGAGGAACCCGGCCATGATCATTGGGGGGCTTGTAAGACGGATTTTAAAAGATCTGCCCCCCGATGATTCCCTGCGGAACCGGATGGAAAAAATTTTTGAGCAGGTCCAGAAGCTGGAGACCTTGGTCCAGGAATTTGAACAGCTTATGGCCAAAAGATCTTATTTCTTCACCACCATAGAGCTCAACGAACTGGTTAAGTCGGCCATAGAAATGATTCAGCCAGAAATAGAAGAAAAAGGGATTCAGCTTCAACTGAAATTATCAACCTCAAAACTAACCTTTAAAGGAAATGCCCGATTGATAAAAGTGGCTCTGGTCCATGTCATCCGCAACGCCATTGAAGCAACTCCCAGTGGGGGGGAAATTTGGGTGGAGACAGGAATCAAAGACAGCCGTCTTTTTGTCCGGATCCGAGACAGTGGACGGGGTATCCCTAAAGAAATCATGGCCCACATCTTTGAACCCTTCTACTCTACTAAGGAGCGTGGTACAGGTCTGGGGCTTCCCTATGTTCGTCAAATTGTCCAAGAACACCGCGGAAGAATTACTATCCGCAGTGCCCCAGGTGAGGGGACCGAAGTCACCATGGCCTTTCCCACTCACCTAACAGAGCTTTCCGGGCTCAGGAAGGGAGATAGTCCTTAA
- a CDS encoding ExbD/TolR family protein, whose product MIRRRPSYRRLPEIQMPLTALIDIVFLLLIYFLLTANFLTQEGINIKLPRAHSSSPQLDRPVTIFVDQSGRLFWKKEPVTEAELLERLKRALSRSPDRAVIIKADRDVLLERAVKAMDLARAAGARRLLLATERPR is encoded by the coding sequence ATGATTAGAAGAAGGCCTTCTTACCGCCGTCTTCCTGAGATCCAGATGCCCCTTACGGCCCTAATAGATATTGTCTTTCTCCTCTTGATCTACTTTCTCCTGACAGCCAATTTTCTCACCCAGGAGGGGATAAATATCAAACTCCCTCGGGCTCATTCCTCTTCTCCTCAGCTGGACAGACCAGTGACCATTTTTGTTGATCAAAGCGGAAGGCTATTTTGGAAAAAAGAACCGGTAACCGAGGCCGAACTCCTTGAACGCCTCAAGCGGGCCCTCAGCCGGTCTCCTGACAGAGCAGTTATTATCAAGGCCGATCGAGACGTTCTCCTCGAACGGGCGGTGAAGGCCATGGATCTGGCCCGGGCCGCCGGGGCCAGAAGACTGCTTTTAGCTACGGAAAGGCCGAGATGA
- a CDS encoding DUF2250 domain-containing protein, with translation MGFEEKLKGLNDQERAIIFDLRQNGPDCAKFISRRLGLELGLTMEILRDLERKAILERVSGTFLKKKGLRRPKHMNHTYYRLTRPMRIFFRRTSLK, from the coding sequence ATGGGCTTTGAAGAAAAGCTTAAGGGCCTGAACGATCAGGAGAGGGCCATAATCTTTGATCTTCGCCAAAATGGCCCCGACTGTGCCAAGTTCATCTCTCGCCGTTTAGGACTTGAGCTTGGCCTCACCATGGAAATTCTGAGAGATCTAGAGAGAAAGGCCATTTTAGAGAGAGTTTCCGGCACATTTCTCAAGAAGAAGGGGTTAAGACGCCCCAAACACATGAACCATACCTATTATCGCCTAACGCGTCCCATGCGGATCTTTTTCCGCCGAACCTCGCTCAAGTAA
- the greA gene encoding transcription elongation factor GreA, whose amino-acid sequence MMERIPFTKEGFDALKDELRRLQNIERPKVIKAIEEARAHGDLSENAEYHAAKERQAHLEGRIQELQDRLARAEVIEPQNDPPDRVIFGVTVRLFNLDTEEEVEYKLVGPYESDVSESKISVTSPLGRALIGRSVGDEVEVKTPSGIKTYEILDITY is encoded by the coding sequence ATGATGGAGCGGATCCCCTTTACTAAAGAAGGATTCGATGCCCTTAAAGATGAATTGCGTCGTTTACAGAACATTGAACGCCCCAAGGTAATCAAGGCTATTGAAGAGGCCCGGGCCCACGGAGATCTCTCGGAAAACGCCGAATACCATGCGGCTAAGGAGCGTCAGGCCCATCTGGAGGGCAGGATCCAAGAACTACAGGATCGTCTCGCCCGGGCAGAGGTTATAGAACCCCAGAATGATCCTCCGGATCGGGTTATCTTTGGGGTTACCGTGCGACTTTTTAACCTCGATACCGAAGAGGAGGTAGAATACAAGCTCGTTGGTCCCTATGAATCTGACGTCTCTGAAAGTAAAATCTCAGTGACCTCTCCTCTGGGTCGGGCCTTAATCGGACGCTCGGTAGGAGACGAGGTGGAGGTCAAAACCCCCTCGGGGATTAAGACTTATGAGATTTTGGATATTACTTACTGA
- a CDS encoding MotA/TolQ/ExbB proton channel family protein has product MISFLAKGGPLIIPIVISSVLALAIFLERLVRLHQARCRDHGLIERVYAAIIRGRIDQARKETAAEHSSVARVLDEGLSVCCRDRRTMENVLAHAIEQEGRRLSRYLGTLATIANITPVTGLLGTVLGMIKAFMAIERLGGKVDASVLAGGIWEAMLTTAVGLSVALPVIVAYSYLSGRLAALESEMEEAAIWFIKAIEEREHD; this is encoded by the coding sequence ATGATCTCCTTTCTGGCCAAAGGAGGGCCACTAATCATCCCTATTGTCATCTCTTCCGTCTTGGCCCTAGCCATTTTTCTGGAAAGGCTGGTCCGCCTTCATCAGGCCCGGTGTCGGGATCATGGTCTCATCGAGAGAGTCTATGCGGCCATCATCCGGGGGCGGATTGATCAGGCCCGTAAGGAGACAGCGGCCGAGCATAGCTCGGTGGCCCGGGTGCTTGATGAAGGACTGTCGGTGTGCTGTAGAGATAGGCGAACCATGGAAAACGTTTTGGCCCACGCTATTGAGCAGGAGGGCCGTCGTCTGTCTCGGTATCTTGGTACCCTGGCCACCATTGCCAACATAACCCCCGTGACGGGACTTTTAGGTACAGTCCTGGGGATGATTAAGGCCTTTATGGCCATCGAACGCCTAGGGGGTAAGGTTGATGCTTCGGTGCTTGCTGGAGGTATCTGGGAGGCCATGTTGACCACGGCTGTGGGACTTTCTGTGGCCCTGCCGGTAATTGTGGCCTACTCCTATCTCAGTGGTCGGCTGGCGGCTCTGGAATCAGAGATGGAAGAGGCAGCCATTTGGTTTATCAAGGCCATTGAGGAGCGAGAACATGATTAG
- a CDS encoding M42 family metallopeptidase: MSEGSLDWQLLARLCEAPGVSGAEEAVAEVFLEALKQNFSEIESERDNLGNIVFHLPAPGQRLLLDAHLDEVGFMVRKVEKGGFVRVIPIGGIDPRVCYGQQVVIWGKEPLYGIFATTPPHLSVKKPSGEVPPVEEMIIDTGLGDQILDLVSTGDPVTFASGFRLSGPAIMARALDDRLGLFVMVEALKRVRQPAYDLYLVASVSEEVGLKGAQVVGERIRPHLAIALEGTVASDLPGIPEAQVLARLGGGPEIRLSDARFLADRRLTKALVGVAQAAGLPYQLVVKNKGGTNAAVFQLSALGARATAISVPVRYLHAPWGLAIKSDIEAAVALVAKIIETPDL, from the coding sequence GTGTCTGAAGGCAGCCTTGACTGGCAGCTTTTAGCTCGCCTCTGTGAAGCCCCTGGTGTCTCAGGGGCCGAAGAGGCGGTGGCTGAGGTTTTTCTTGAAGCCCTTAAGCAAAACTTTTCGGAAATCGAGTCAGAAAGGGATAATCTAGGAAACATTGTCTTTCATCTTCCCGCTCCCGGACAAAGGCTTCTTCTTGACGCCCATCTAGATGAGGTGGGGTTTATGGTCCGCAAGGTGGAAAAGGGGGGTTTTGTTCGGGTGATCCCTATCGGAGGCATTGACCCTCGGGTCTGTTATGGTCAGCAGGTGGTTATCTGGGGAAAGGAGCCTCTTTACGGAATCTTTGCTACGACTCCGCCCCACCTTAGCGTTAAGAAGCCCAGTGGAGAAGTACCGCCTGTAGAAGAGATGATTATCGACACCGGCCTTGGGGATCAAATTCTGGATCTTGTCTCGACAGGAGATCCGGTTACCTTTGCCTCCGGTTTTCGTCTGTCCGGGCCGGCGATTATGGCCCGGGCCCTTGATGATCGTCTTGGTCTCTTTGTAATGGTTGAGGCTCTAAAGAGGGTTCGTCAACCGGCCTATGACCTCTATTTAGTAGCCAGTGTCTCCGAAGAGGTGGGTCTTAAGGGGGCCCAGGTGGTGGGAGAAAGGATCCGTCCTCATCTGGCCATCGCCCTCGAAGGAACAGTGGCCAGCGATCTACCTGGTATTCCTGAGGCCCAGGTCCTGGCCCGCCTGGGAGGGGGGCCAGAGATAAGGCTTTCTGACGCCCGTTTTTTGGCGGATCGTCGCCTCACCAAGGCCCTGGTAGGAGTGGCCCAGGCCGCCGGGTTACCTTATCAGTTGGTGGTTAAAAACAAAGGGGGAACCAATGCCGCTGTCTTTCAGCTTTCAGCCTTGGGAGCTAGAGCCACCGCTATTTCCGTACCAGTACGTTATCTTCATGCCCCTTGGGGTCTGGCCATAAAGAGTGATATAGAGGCGGCCGTGGCCCTGGTGGCCAAGATTATCGAAACCCCCGATCTTTAG
- a CDS encoding Mut7-C RNAse domain-containing protein — MTEVHLSGDRTVGRLIKWLRAMGLDVSLSEAPIPERLHLTRRRSLLKKPGVLVFWADRVEEQIKELFRQCPQLKAQMRPFSRCLRCNSLLVPAKRDEVFGLVPDFIYETHSSFFRCPDCGRIYWPGGHRRRMERRLKDYLPS; from the coding sequence ATGACCGAGGTCCATCTTTCTGGAGATCGAACAGTAGGTCGTCTGATCAAGTGGCTTCGAGCCATGGGGCTTGATGTTTCTCTCTCAGAGGCCCCCATCCCCGAAAGGCTTCATCTGACCAGGAGGAGATCCCTGCTTAAGAAGCCGGGCGTCTTGGTCTTTTGGGCCGACAGGGTTGAGGAACAAATAAAGGAGCTTTTCCGGCAATGTCCCCAGCTTAAAGCCCAAATGCGCCCCTTCAGTCGCTGTCTTCGTTGCAACAGCCTTCTTGTTCCCGCTAAAAGAGATGAGGTCTTCGGCCTGGTGCCGGACTTTATTTATGAGACCCACAGCTCCTTTTTTCGCTGCCCAGATTGTGGCCGTATTTATTGGCCAGGGGGGCACCGGAGGCGTATGGAAAGACGTCTTAAGGACTATCTCCCTTCCTGA